Proteins from a single region of Pseudodesulfovibrio portus:
- a CDS encoding ATP-binding response regulator, whose amino-acid sequence MLTLYRDVLCFESEEPSSLEALFGDKPRLPSREEIVEDESRPVFDIEPVASGRDGLDAVKRSLKRGAPFSVALVDIHLSATEANRAGLELAEKLRGLDPNVEIVLLSARHDVPLKEINRRVQPPEKLLFLQKPFRSPELKQIVTSLAAKWDAENRLRELNETLASKVEARTAELNTVNRRLRRDIVKRAAVLRELQVSEQRYRLLFERDVTGNFAADRDGLILDCNVAFAELFDFPAPGDARGVNIFDLWEKAGVPGTLRDLVVGEGKVVNHEVSIRRGFVTRHLLLSCDSVIDADGAVEELRGYIFDISEPKRLEEQLRQSQKMEALGTLAGGIAHDFNNILGVILGYAEIIESGAEPESGLDRRIKEISRAGRRARDLVTQILNFSRQGPQERHAMTMAPLIKEALKLLRSSVPANVEIISRIETDRDSVMADPTQMHQIMLNLCGNASHAMQETGGTLTVTLADVGNDDPVVPPEDLGKPERFVRLTVADTGPGIDPEVADRVFDPFFTTKPQGEGTGMGLAMVHGIVKRHDGYLELENRPGQGAAFHVFLPKTSETERPETDIPADLIFRQGRILFVDDEKPLTDIGREMLESCGFEVVTRTSSVEALEAFKFRATDFDLVITDQTMPNMTGMEFAREVLKIRPDMPIILCTGFSDAVSYDRLRDVGIGDFIMKPILKHDLVASISRLLVKA is encoded by the coding sequence ATGCTCACCCTGTACCGCGACGTCCTCTGCTTCGAAAGCGAGGAGCCGTCATCCCTTGAGGCGTTGTTCGGCGACAAGCCGCGCCTGCCTTCCAGGGAGGAGATCGTCGAGGACGAGAGCAGGCCGGTCTTCGACATCGAGCCCGTCGCTTCAGGCAGGGACGGGCTCGACGCCGTCAAGCGTTCCCTGAAGCGGGGGGCACCGTTTTCAGTGGCCCTGGTGGACATCCATCTCTCGGCCACCGAGGCCAACCGGGCCGGGCTCGAACTGGCCGAAAAGCTTCGGGGCCTGGACCCCAATGTGGAAATCGTGCTCCTGTCGGCCCGGCACGACGTGCCGCTCAAGGAGATCAACAGGCGGGTCCAGCCGCCCGAGAAGCTTCTTTTCCTCCAGAAGCCTTTCAGGTCGCCGGAACTCAAGCAGATCGTCACCTCGCTGGCAGCCAAGTGGGATGCCGAGAACCGGCTGCGCGAACTCAACGAGACCCTGGCCTCGAAGGTCGAGGCCCGGACCGCCGAACTGAACACGGTCAACCGGAGGTTGCGCCGCGATATCGTCAAGCGCGCCGCCGTGCTGCGGGAGCTTCAGGTGTCGGAACAGCGGTATCGGCTCCTGTTCGAGCGCGACGTCACGGGCAACTTCGCGGCCGATCGGGACGGCCTGATCCTGGACTGCAACGTGGCCTTTGCCGAGTTGTTTGATTTTCCCGCTCCCGGGGACGCGCGCGGCGTGAACATCTTCGACCTCTGGGAAAAGGCGGGCGTCCCGGGCACCCTGCGCGATCTCGTTGTCGGCGAGGGCAAGGTGGTCAACCACGAGGTGTCCATCCGCCGTGGTTTCGTGACCCGCCACCTGTTGCTGAGCTGCGACAGCGTGATCGACGCCGACGGCGCGGTCGAGGAGCTGCGCGGCTACATCTTCGACATCTCCGAGCCCAAGCGGCTTGAGGAGCAGCTCCGCCAGTCCCAGAAAATGGAGGCGCTGGGCACCCTGGCCGGCGGCATCGCCCACGACTTCAACAATATCCTCGGCGTCATCCTCGGCTATGCCGAGATCATCGAGTCGGGCGCGGAGCCCGAGTCCGGCCTGGATCGGCGCATCAAGGAGATATCCCGGGCAGGCAGGCGGGCCAGGGACCTGGTCACCCAGATACTGAATTTCTCCCGCCAGGGCCCGCAGGAACGGCACGCCATGACCATGGCGCCGCTCATCAAGGAGGCGCTCAAGCTGTTGCGGTCCTCGGTGCCCGCCAATGTGGAGATCATTTCCCGCATCGAGACCGACCGGGACAGCGTCATGGCCGACCCCACCCAGATGCATCAGATCATGCTCAACCTGTGCGGCAACGCATCCCATGCCATGCAGGAGACGGGCGGCACCTTGACCGTGACCCTGGCCGACGTGGGCAACGACGACCCGGTCGTCCCGCCCGAGGACCTGGGCAAGCCCGAACGGTTCGTGCGCCTGACCGTGGCCGACACCGGCCCCGGCATCGACCCGGAGGTGGCGGACCGGGTGTTCGATCCCTTCTTCACCACCAAGCCGCAGGGCGAGGGCACGGGCATGGGGCTGGCCATGGTCCACGGCATCGTCAAGCGGCACGACGGCTACCTGGAACTGGAAAACCGTCCCGGCCAGGGCGCGGCCTTTCATGTCTTCCTGCCCAAGACCTCGGAGACGGAGCGCCCGGAAACGGACATCCCCGCCGACCTGATCTTCCGTCAGGGCCGCATCCTGTTCGTGGACGACGAGAAGCCGCTCACGGACATCGGTCGGGAGATGCTCGAATCCTGCGGTTTCGAGGTGGTCACCCGCACCTCGTCGGTGGAGGCCCTGGAAGCATTCAAGTTCCGGGCGACCGACTTCGATCTGGTCATCACCGACCAGACCATGCCCAACATGACCGGCATGGAGTTTGCTCGCGAGGTTCTCAAGATCCGGCCCGACATGCCCATCATCCTGTGCACCGGGTTTTCCGATGCCGTGTCCTATGACCGCTTGCGGGACGTGGGCATCGGCGATTTCATCATGAAGCCTATTTTGAAGCATGACCTGGTCGCGTCCATCAGCCGGTTGCTGGTCAAGGCCTGA
- a CDS encoding HD-GYP domain-containing protein produces the protein MANSDTAEYRIQVDQLRPGVFIRLERTSWFDHPFLFSNFKIKDDEQIALIKKLGITHVVCIPEKCDVLPASPAETKDEAEKQRTDPDKELSQEVIDHLWEIKMERAKRLREKKDHIARCEERFNACIKMFDSILKNILGGSIESLGEAVAFVDRLSDYFVADRESTLHLMNVMEKGEATYSHPMNVAVLSMMVGREAGMSADEMTALGLGALFHDIGKEQIDKRLLKKRDLNKTELGVVRQHPVLGAKLLLEVDVFPKTVARIVAQHHERMDGSGYPSGLKGDAIDRLARIVAVADAYDNHCNHADPMESLTPYLALSYMFGQQKTVFDVEILALFIRCLGVYPPGTVVELSNGEVGMVMAVNPKNQLNPSVMLYDPAVPKKEALIVDLADEPDLRVEKSIRLAQLSKEAYDYLSPRARITYYVDPS, from the coding sequence ATGGCGAACAGCGACACGGCAGAATACCGCATTCAGGTTGACCAGCTCCGGCCCGGTGTTTTCATCAGGCTGGAAAGGACGAGCTGGTTCGACCACCCCTTCCTGTTCTCCAACTTCAAGATCAAGGACGATGAGCAGATCGCGCTCATCAAGAAGCTGGGCATCACCCACGTGGTCTGCATTCCCGAGAAGTGCGACGTGCTCCCCGCAAGCCCTGCGGAGACGAAGGACGAGGCCGAAAAGCAGCGCACCGACCCCGACAAGGAGCTCTCCCAGGAGGTCATTGACCATCTGTGGGAAATCAAGATGGAGCGCGCCAAGCGCCTTCGGGAGAAGAAGGACCACATCGCCCGCTGCGAGGAACGGTTCAACGCCTGCATCAAGATGTTCGACTCCATACTGAAGAACATTCTGGGCGGCAGCATCGAGTCCCTGGGCGAGGCCGTCGCCTTTGTGGACAGGCTGTCGGACTACTTCGTGGCCGACCGGGAATCGACCCTGCACCTGATGAACGTCATGGAAAAGGGCGAGGCCACCTATTCCCACCCCATGAACGTGGCCGTGCTGTCCATGATGGTGGGCCGCGAAGCCGGGATGTCCGCCGACGAGATGACCGCCCTCGGCCTGGGCGCGCTCTTCCACGACATCGGCAAGGAGCAGATCGACAAACGGCTGCTCAAGAAACGCGACCTGAACAAGACGGAGCTGGGGGTCGTCCGGCAGCATCCTGTGCTCGGCGCCAAGCTCCTCCTTGAGGTGGACGTTTTTCCCAAGACCGTGGCCCGCATCGTGGCCCAACACCATGAGCGCATGGACGGCTCCGGCTACCCGTCCGGACTCAAGGGCGACGCCATCGACAGGCTGGCCCGCATCGTGGCCGTGGCCGACGCCTACGACAACCACTGCAACCATGCGGACCCCATGGAGTCGCTGACCCCCTACCTGGCGCTCTCCTACATGTTCGGCCAGCAAAAAACCGTGTTCGACGTGGAGATACTGGCCCTGTTCATCCGGTGCCTGGGCGTCTATCCACCCGGCACCGTGGTCGAGCTCAGCAACGGCGAAGTGGGCATGGTCATGGCCGTGAACCCCAAGAACCAGCTCAATCCCAGCGTCATGCTCTACGACCCGGCGGTCCCCAAAAAGGAAGCCCTCATCGTGGACCTGGCCGACGAGCCCGACCTGCGCGTGGAAAAATCCATCCGCCTGGCCCAGCTCTCCAAAGAGGCCTACGACTACCTCTCGCCCCGGGCGCGGATCACCTACTACGTCGATCCCAGTTAG
- a CDS encoding DUF2721 domain-containing protein produces MQITTTTPALLFPAISLFMLAFTNRFLSLAGRIRSLHDQHRDAMDDSVRAQIENLRRRVNMIRSMQGYGVLSMLACIFSMIALFEEFLVASQILFGFSLLFLVISLVYSFMEIRISIQALDILLKDLEQK; encoded by the coding sequence ATGCAGATAACCACCACCACTCCCGCGCTGCTGTTTCCGGCGATCTCGCTGTTCATGCTCGCCTTCACCAACCGCTTCCTGTCCCTGGCCGGGCGCATCCGCAGTCTGCACGACCAGCACCGGGACGCCATGGACGATTCGGTCCGGGCCCAGATCGAAAACCTGCGCAGACGGGTCAACATGATCCGCTCCATGCAGGGCTACGGGGTCCTGTCCATGCTGGCCTGCATCTTCTCCATGATCGCCCTGTTCGAAGAGTTCCTGGTCGCCAGCCAGATCCTGTTCGGGTTCAGCCTGCTCTTCCTGGTCATCTCGCTCGTCTATTCGTTCATGGAAATCCGCATCTCCATCCAGGCCCTGGACATCCTGCTCAAGGACCTGGAGCAGAAATAA
- a CDS encoding sodium:solute symporter family protein, translating to MMIKILVLAAYIVAVLALGMLIRGRVKDSPSEYFLAGRKLGFFVLFGSMAATNFSAFTVFGASGAGYLHGLSFFPIMGFGTGFMALTFWLIGSRVNRLGKLHGLVTPAELIQNLYNNRFLSGLFALIMIVFTIPYLALQPMAGGYVLNQLIGLPQAWGAGIVTLVILLYTLRGGMRTVAWTDTLQGLIMVVMLVLALSMAVSHHGGFGAAMSKALQADPALFSRPGPAGRFGPGIWLSYILLWFFCDPMFPQLFQRFYTARDEKSLERTMLLYPLTCTVVFAIPVLLGVIGRLDFPGLTGKEADAIVPLLMTSIGGDFMGALVLAAGLAALMSTMDSQLLTLSSIFTRDVYPLLPGKKTGTTTVGRIFVCCLALAGYAMAVNPPTSILQIATQTFTGLAVLFPAVFFGVYLKRPRPRPAIASILAGEAVMLYFALAAPAMPVLPVVPVMAATIGTYLLVHLASGAGFSLLRSSTSRKWWPAFGLLFLAAYDFWMWDDDRPFLLGLPLWVWYFVALSGAQTALMWFMNRSRHEEKTPSGATRATKG from the coding sequence ATGATGATCAAAATTCTCGTTCTTGCCGCCTACATCGTCGCAGTGCTCGCGCTGGGAATGCTCATACGCGGGCGGGTCAAGGATTCCCCGAGCGAGTATTTCCTGGCCGGGAGAAAGCTCGGTTTCTTCGTTCTCTTCGGCTCCATGGCCGCCACCAATTTCAGCGCTTTCACCGTGTTCGGCGCGTCCGGGGCAGGCTACCTGCACGGGCTCTCCTTCTTTCCCATCATGGGATTCGGCACCGGGTTCATGGCCCTGACCTTCTGGCTCATCGGGTCGCGGGTGAACCGGCTGGGCAAACTCCACGGGCTGGTCACCCCTGCGGAGCTGATCCAAAACCTGTACAACAACCGATTCCTGTCCGGACTCTTCGCCCTGATCATGATCGTCTTCACCATCCCCTATCTCGCCCTGCAACCCATGGCGGGCGGATACGTGCTCAACCAGCTGATCGGCCTGCCCCAGGCGTGGGGCGCGGGCATCGTCACCCTGGTCATCCTGCTGTACACCCTGCGCGGCGGCATGCGCACTGTGGCCTGGACCGACACCCTGCAGGGGCTGATCATGGTCGTCATGCTGGTCCTCGCTCTGTCCATGGCCGTCTCGCACCACGGGGGATTCGGCGCGGCCATGTCCAAGGCGCTCCAGGCCGACCCCGCGCTCTTCTCCCGCCCCGGCCCCGCAGGCCGGTTCGGACCGGGAATCTGGCTCTCCTACATCCTGCTCTGGTTCTTCTGCGACCCCATGTTTCCCCAGCTGTTCCAGCGTTTCTACACGGCCAGGGACGAAAAATCGCTGGAGCGGACCATGCTCCTCTACCCCCTAACATGCACGGTGGTATTCGCCATCCCCGTGCTCCTCGGGGTCATCGGGCGGCTGGACTTCCCCGGCCTGACGGGCAAGGAGGCCGACGCCATCGTGCCCCTGCTCATGACCAGCATCGGCGGCGACTTCATGGGAGCCCTGGTCCTGGCCGCGGGGCTGGCCGCGCTCATGTCCACCATGGACTCGCAACTGCTCACCCTCTCCTCCATCTTCACCAGGGACGTGTACCCCCTCCTGCCCGGCAAAAAGACCGGAACAACAACGGTGGGCCGCATCTTCGTCTGCTGCCTGGCCCTGGCCGGATACGCCATGGCCGTGAACCCGCCCACGAGCATCCTGCAGATCGCCACCCAGACGTTCACCGGGCTGGCCGTGCTCTTCCCGGCCGTCTTCTTCGGGGTGTACCTGAAACGCCCCCGCCCCCGGCCCGCCATCGCCTCCATCCTCGCTGGCGAAGCCGTCATGCTGTATTTCGCCCTGGCCGCCCCGGCCATGCCCGTCCTGCCTGTGGTCCCGGTCATGGCCGCGACCATCGGCACCTACCTCCTGGTCCACCTGGCCTCGGGAGCGGGCTTCTCCCTGCTCCGGTCTTCGACCTCCCGCAAATGGTGGCCCGCCTTCGGGCTTCTGTTCCTGGCCGCCTACGATTTCTGGATGTGGGATGACGACCGGCCGTTCCTCCTTGGCCTGCCCCTGTGGGTCTGGTATTTCGTGGCCCTGAGCGGGGCGCAGACCGCCCTAATGTGGTTCATGAACCGATCGCGGCACGAGGAAAAGACACCGAGCGGAGCAACCCGGGCGACCAAAGGATAA
- a CDS encoding SIS domain-containing protein — protein MCGIASFLSNTNWQTIPDTDWLIELEAGFTDIAESDLAKAAGPLKDLADRFYDLMSFGLHMRLVADPAARDALTSIRDTVRSLRNAAAVKLEQGPRTDELESLRESLDDYLWQIDREVLDNVDRTLAVMPGNLRGDTASRDRHFLAWATEQVLESIDKLEVRGRDSAGVAVAFILPADRDPELALSEAQKAQLCDRCSISNADTRQVLVRKLDDGRTACRFLYKVAQLVGQLGDNGAALRASIVNDELLWSMAEGLTSLNIMAHTRWASNGIISVPNCHPVDGLVEGDMSTGLEKTMFVLNGDVDNYRTLVEETVLSKGAHIPPAISTDAKILPVLFHLGVDEDGGAEERFRSVLKQCEGSLAVVMQNLSDFDSQFLAQKGSGQSFYIGLTVDGWLVASEAYGMAARARSSYPIAVHRQGGVSVVLRESDPANTAPVARFLDTGETVELAEEKIEIFSRDIFRGKYAHYIEKEIHEASGSVRNTLHGKYAKKSGKVTFLPEGFGNGPALIKRFQNTGTPIKRIICVGQGTAAVAAMAVAQLLRRTLAPVRGSGELSIESYTGSELIGFMGDERMDDVFLIPVSQSGTTTDTNRVVDLCRDRGAWVNCIVNRRNSPLVKKSDSYIYTSNGRDVEMAVASTKAFYSQVAAGKLLSLWLADVLSTMSSDEILTEIEALENLPGMIDKVLEGKDAIAEVARKYAPVHRYWALVGNGANCIAAQEVRIKLSELCYKSIPCDVTEDKKHIDLSTEPLTLVMASDLPEMVVMDTVKETTIFKAHNGSPIVFCAEDETRFDSVAEATIKVPRVGGGLDFVLETVAGHWWGVSAALAIDSHAEPFRKARVLIGEMLEDTARWDRKKLLEALNGCIDRIASGATDSALPARLASQLANYMLWLVNQSTEICATEARLADILTTLNKAIEEMTRPIDTIRHQAKTVTVGISRPQG, from the coding sequence ATGTGCGGCATCGCAAGCTTTCTCAGCAATACCAATTGGCAGACAATCCCGGACACCGACTGGCTCATCGAGCTTGAAGCCGGTTTCACCGACATCGCCGAAAGCGATCTGGCCAAGGCGGCAGGCCCGCTCAAGGACCTGGCCGACCGCTTCTACGACCTGATGTCCTTCGGCCTGCATATGCGGCTGGTGGCCGACCCGGCCGCCCGGGACGCGCTCACGTCCATCCGCGACACCGTGCGCTCCTTGCGCAATGCAGCCGCCGTGAAGTTGGAACAGGGCCCGCGAACGGACGAGCTGGAATCCCTGCGCGAGTCCCTGGACGACTACCTCTGGCAGATCGACCGGGAGGTCCTCGACAACGTGGACCGCACCCTGGCCGTCATGCCCGGCAACCTGCGCGGGGACACCGCTTCCCGCGACCGCCACTTTCTGGCCTGGGCAACGGAACAGGTGCTGGAGTCCATCGACAAGCTCGAAGTGCGCGGCCGCGACTCGGCCGGGGTGGCCGTGGCCTTCATCCTGCCTGCGGACCGCGACCCGGAACTCGCTCTTTCCGAAGCGCAGAAGGCGCAGCTGTGCGACCGCTGCTCCATCTCCAACGCCGACACCCGGCAGGTGCTGGTGCGCAAGCTGGACGACGGCCGCACCGCCTGCCGTTTCCTGTACAAGGTGGCGCAGCTGGTGGGCCAGCTCGGCGACAACGGTGCCGCCCTGCGCGCGTCCATCGTGAACGACGAGCTGCTCTGGTCCATGGCCGAAGGGCTGACCAGCCTGAACATCATGGCCCACACCCGCTGGGCTTCCAACGGCATCATCTCCGTGCCCAACTGCCACCCGGTGGACGGCCTGGTCGAGGGCGACATGTCCACGGGCCTGGAAAAGACCATGTTCGTGCTCAACGGCGACGTGGACAACTACCGGACCCTGGTGGAGGAGACCGTCTTGTCCAAGGGCGCGCACATCCCGCCCGCCATCTCCACCGACGCCAAGATTCTGCCCGTGCTCTTCCACCTGGGCGTGGACGAGGACGGCGGCGCCGAGGAGCGGTTCCGGTCCGTGCTCAAGCAGTGCGAGGGGTCCCTGGCCGTGGTCATGCAGAACCTGTCCGACTTCGACTCCCAGTTCCTGGCCCAGAAAGGGTCGGGCCAGTCCTTCTACATCGGCCTGACCGTTGACGGCTGGCTGGTGGCCAGCGAGGCTTACGGCATGGCCGCCCGCGCCCGCTCCTCCTACCCCATCGCGGTACACCGCCAGGGCGGCGTGTCCGTGGTCCTCAGGGAGTCCGACCCGGCGAACACAGCGCCCGTGGCCCGCTTCCTGGACACCGGGGAGACCGTGGAGCTGGCCGAGGAAAAGATAGAGATTTTCTCCCGCGACATCTTCCGCGGCAAGTACGCCCACTACATCGAAAAGGAAATCCACGAGGCGTCCGGCTCGGTGCGCAACACCCTGCACGGCAAATACGCCAAGAAATCCGGCAAGGTAACGTTCCTGCCCGAGGGCTTCGGCAACGGCCCGGCCCTGATCAAACGATTCCAGAACACCGGGACCCCCATAAAACGGATCATCTGCGTGGGCCAGGGCACCGCCGCCGTGGCCGCCATGGCCGTGGCCCAGTTGCTGCGCCGCACCCTGGCCCCCGTGCGCGGTTCAGGCGAACTGTCCATCGAGTCCTACACCGGCTCCGAGCTGATCGGCTTCATGGGCGACGAGCGCATGGACGACGTGTTCCTGATCCCGGTGTCGCAGTCGGGCACCACCACGGACACCAACCGGGTGGTGGACCTGTGCCGCGACCGGGGCGCGTGGGTCAACTGCATCGTCAACCGGCGCAACTCCCCGCTGGTCAAGAAGTCCGACTCCTACATCTATACCTCCAACGGTCGCGACGTGGAGATGGCCGTGGCCTCCACCAAGGCGTTCTACTCCCAGGTGGCCGCAGGCAAGCTGCTCTCCCTGTGGCTGGCCGACGTGCTCTCGACCATGAGCAGCGACGAAATCCTGACCGAGATCGAGGCCCTGGAGAACCTGCCGGGCATGATCGACAAGGTGCTGGAAGGCAAGGACGCCATCGCCGAGGTGGCCAGGAAGTACGCCCCCGTGCACCGCTACTGGGCGCTGGTGGGCAACGGGGCCAACTGCATCGCGGCCCAGGAGGTGCGCATCAAGCTGTCCGAGCTGTGCTACAAGTCCATCCCCTGCGACGTGACCGAGGACAAGAAGCACATCGACCTGTCCACCGAGCCGCTGACCCTGGTCATGGCCTCCGACCTCCCCGAAATGGTCGTCATGGACACGGTCAAGGAGACGACCATTTTCAAGGCCCACAACGGCTCGCCCATCGTGTTCTGCGCCGAGGACGAAACCCGCTTCGACTCCGTGGCCGAGGCCACCATCAAGGTGCCCCGCGTTGGCGGCGGCCTGGACTTTGTGCTGGAGACCGTGGCCGGTCACTGGTGGGGCGTCAGCGCGGCCCTGGCCATCGACTCCCACGCCGAGCCCTTCCGCAAGGCCCGCGTGCTCATCGGCGAGATGCTCGAGGACACGGCCCGCTGGGACCGCAAGAAGCTGCTGGAGGCCCTCAACGGCTGCATCGACCGCATAGCGTCCGGGGCCACGGACTCCGCCCTGCCTGCGCGGCTGGCCTCGCAGCTCGCCAACTACATGCTCTGGCTGGTCAACCAGTCCACTGAAATCTGCGCCACCGAGGCCCGGTTGGCCGACATCCTGACCACCCTGAACAAGGCCATCGAAGAGATGACCCGGCCCATCGACACCATCCGTCACCAGGCCAAGACGGTCACGGTCGGGATTAGCCGTCCGCAGGGGTAA
- a CDS encoding ABC transporter substrate-binding protein, with protein sequence MKDGNCGPGRRIILIIFVLTCALSCASPARATDRYVLGMSAAFTGPSGGLGIELYRGSMAYFIPLNADGGIGGRTVEIVTMDDGYQPDPVVENTIEFLNAEDIRCLFNYVGTPTVTRILPLLNGYKGGRKLLFFPFTGAEPQRQPPYKPFVFNLRASYLQELAGLVERFVSLNRSRMAVFYQADAYGRGGWEGARRALEAKGSKLACEATYRRGARFEDSMARQVEILKQAEPDVILSVGSYAACAAFIRDARDLGLDVPIANVSFVGSEHLLALLEGAGREQGRDYTRDLINTQVVPSYEDLSLPAVREYRERMDSIRPAPPDMADPGYRPLPYSFTGFEGYLNAKVMAHILEIYGKNPGMGLGRAAESVKDLDIGIDAPVNLNPSRHQGLDRVYFTTVRGGKFVPIDEEHWRSWQK encoded by the coding sequence GTGAAAGACGGCAATTGCGGTCCCGGCCGCCGGATTATCCTTATTATCTTCGTCCTGACCTGCGCACTGTCGTGCGCGAGCCCGGCCCGGGCAACTGACCGGTATGTTCTGGGCATGTCCGCAGCCTTCACCGGTCCCAGCGGCGGCCTGGGCATCGAGCTGTACCGAGGTTCCATGGCTTATTTCATCCCCCTGAACGCCGATGGCGGCATCGGAGGGAGGACCGTGGAAATCGTCACCATGGACGACGGCTACCAGCCCGATCCGGTGGTGGAGAATACCATCGAGTTCCTCAATGCCGAGGACATCCGGTGCCTGTTCAACTATGTGGGCACGCCCACCGTCACCCGTATCCTGCCGCTGCTCAACGGGTACAAGGGGGGGCGGAAGCTCCTCTTCTTCCCCTTTACCGGGGCCGAGCCGCAGCGCCAACCGCCTTACAAACCGTTCGTTTTCAACCTCCGGGCCTCCTACCTGCAGGAGCTGGCCGGGCTGGTGGAGCGGTTCGTGTCCCTGAACAGGTCCCGGATGGCCGTCTTCTATCAGGCCGACGCCTATGGACGCGGGGGATGGGAAGGAGCGCGACGCGCCCTGGAGGCCAAGGGGTCCAAGCTGGCCTGCGAAGCGACCTACCGGCGCGGTGCCCGGTTCGAGGATTCCATGGCCCGGCAGGTGGAGATTCTCAAGCAGGCCGAACCGGATGTCATCCTGTCCGTCGGCTCCTATGCGGCCTGCGCCGCCTTCATCCGCGATGCCCGTGATCTCGGGCTCGACGTGCCCATCGCCAATGTCTCGTTCGTGGGCAGCGAGCACCTGCTGGCCCTGCTGGAAGGGGCGGGGCGCGAGCAGGGCCGGGATTACACGCGCGACCTCATCAACACCCAGGTGGTCCCCAGCTACGAGGACCTGAGCCTGCCCGCCGTCCGGGAATACCGGGAGCGCATGGATTCGATCCGTCCGGCCCCGCCGGATATGGCCGATCCCGGCTATAGGCCGCTTCCCTATAGTTTCACCGGATTCGAGGGATACCTCAACGCCAAGGTTATGGCCCATATTCTTGAGATTTATGGCAAGAATCCGGGCATGGGACTGGGGAGGGCAGCCGAGTCCGTCAAGGACCTGGATATCGGCATCGATGCGCCGGTGAATCTCAACCCGTCCAGGCATCAGGGGCTCGACCGCGTCTATTTCACCACGGTTCGGGGCGGCAAGTTCGTGCCCATCGACGAGGAGCATTGGCGGTCATGGCAAAAGTAA